One region of Chitinophaga varians genomic DNA includes:
- a CDS encoding SUMF1/EgtB/PvdO family nonheme iron enzyme, translating to MSGFLTYCLQRFTPVLLMLAGVNAVNGQSSRLVHVPAGDYTLGRKGYINNPLRTVHTNGFDIAATELTNAEFEKFVQATGYVTDAERNKNALVFSPGLREFRWLEDTTACWRYPNGVTRGGIENKMNHPVTTISYRDAVAYCKWAGVRLPTLDEWEIASRAGATTTYFWGDDMMPLSTYANVWHGRDHLQADSTDGYMYTAPVGSFKPNAWGLYDMYGNVFEYCEGRLPTDKPDSRSVHARGGSWWCSKNSCAFFNSVDIGRVKRGASFSNLGFRVVRK from the coding sequence ATGAGCGGCTTTTTAACATATTGCCTGCAACGATTTACCCCGGTCCTGCTGATGCTGGCCGGGGTAAATGCTGTTAATGGCCAGTCGTCGCGCCTGGTGCATGTACCTGCCGGAGACTACACCCTTGGCAGAAAAGGCTATATCAACAATCCGCTGCGTACCGTACATACCAATGGCTTCGATATCGCAGCTACGGAACTGACCAATGCCGAATTTGAAAAGTTCGTGCAGGCTACCGGTTATGTCACCGATGCAGAGCGGAATAAAAACGCGCTGGTATTTAGTCCGGGGCTGCGTGAGTTTCGCTGGCTGGAAGACACCACAGCCTGCTGGCGTTATCCCAACGGCGTTACCCGTGGCGGCATCGAAAATAAAATGAATCACCCGGTAACGACTATCAGCTATCGCGATGCTGTTGCTTATTGTAAATGGGCCGGCGTCAGGCTGCCCACCCTCGATGAATGGGAAATCGCTTCCCGCGCCGGCGCTACCACCACCTACTTCTGGGGCGATGATATGATGCCGCTTTCCACCTATGCCAACGTGTGGCATGGCCGCGACCACCTCCAGGCCGACAGTACCGACGGATATATGTACACTGCGCCGGTAGGCAGCTTTAAACCGAATGCATGGGGCCTGTACGACATGTACGGCAACGTTTTTGAATACTGTGAAGGCCGGCTGCCGACGGACAAACCCGATAGCCGTTCCGTGCATGCCCGTGGCGGTTCCTGGTGGTGCAGCAAAAATTCCTGTGCTTTTTTTAATTCTGTGGATATCGGTAGGGTAAAAAGAGGGGCATCGTTTAGTAACCTGGGGTTTAGGGTGGTGAGGAAGTAA
- a CDS encoding helix-turn-helix domain-containing protein — translation MEIIELASGERKSVIITETQKSDLKNLTEEKFFFNWRALEGGSIVYQLQLKEKEGILGVMGLIDFPDEARVAVISGRMAFIEHCKKICFMYVKKGFSKKKLEEVADDVVMTEKLSPAQEVEARKQLAAARKKTQAGMTEQERLIANLLQLKFRLEEYIDNREFDDKLTFGYFLKEYLQLIHKKRNEFAAEIDIHETLLSQLINNHRAPSESVIIRLELHSNNAIPATYWYRLVEKQKEHFIGTNKELRKMEKKFVKNPLRISI, via the coding sequence ATGGAAATTATTGAACTTGCTTCAGGAGAAAGAAAAAGTGTCATAATAACCGAAACGCAGAAGAGCGACCTCAAAAATCTGACGGAAGAGAAATTTTTTTTTAACTGGCGAGCGCTGGAAGGAGGTTCAATTGTATATCAGTTGCAACTAAAGGAGAAAGAAGGCATTCTGGGAGTTATGGGGCTTATTGATTTCCCGGATGAAGCCAGGGTGGCAGTTATTTCTGGACGGATGGCGTTTATTGAACATTGTAAAAAAATATGTTTTATGTATGTGAAGAAAGGTTTTTCAAAGAAAAAACTGGAAGAAGTGGCGGATGATGTAGTAATGACTGAAAAACTTTCACCTGCACAAGAGGTTGAAGCCAGGAAACAGCTTGCAGCTGCACGTAAGAAAACACAGGCGGGGATGACAGAGCAGGAGAGGTTGATTGCTAATTTGCTACAGTTGAAATTCCGCCTGGAAGAGTATATTGATAACAGAGAATTTGATGATAAACTGACATTCGGTTATTTTCTGAAAGAGTACCTACAGTTGATTCACAAGAAAAGAAACGAATTTGCTGCTGAAATAGATATTCATGAAACCCTGTTAAGCCAGTTGATCAACAATCACAGAGCGCCCAGCGAAAGTGTTATAATCCGCCTTGAGCTCCATTCTAATAACGCTATACCTGCAACTTACTGGTATCGTCTTGTTGAAAAACAAAAAGAGCATTTTATTGGAACCAATAAAGAATTAAGGAAAATGGAAAAAAAGTTTGTAAAAAACCCGCTTAGGATTTCTATTTGA
- a CDS encoding winged helix-turn-helix transcriptional regulator, whose translation MYVKKLPELDYGVATTIKALGGKWKACILDCLHLGIRRPSELSRNIPGASLRVLSQQLKELETCHIIYKKVYAEVPLRVEYYLTSWGESLWPVIEAMNEWGNAYRHHHCKSAPQEASSFSSTIPDVKGIK comes from the coding sequence ATGTATGTCAAAAAGTTACCCGAACTGGACTATGGCGTAGCCACCACCATCAAGGCCCTTGGCGGCAAATGGAAAGCCTGTATACTGGACTGCCTTCATCTGGGCATACGTCGCCCCAGTGAGCTTAGCCGGAACATTCCCGGTGCCTCCCTGCGGGTACTGAGCCAACAGTTAAAGGAACTGGAAACCTGCCATATCATCTATAAAAAAGTATATGCGGAAGTACCCCTACGGGTAGAATACTATCTCACCAGCTGGGGCGAATCACTGTGGCCAGTTATCGAAGCCATGAATGAATGGGGCAATGCGTATCGGCATCATCACTGTAAGAGTGCGCCACAGGAAGCATCATCTTTTAGCAGTACTATTCCTGATGTAAAAGGGATCAAATAG
- a CDS encoding HlyD family secretion protein produces the protein MEEKRKKKKILLPVILLAAAAAGIIIGINRYQFYRTHEETDDAQIDGDLSVVVSRAGGYIDSIYFEDNQRVIKNQLLIKLEDREYHLKLEQAMAAHKLANSRIDVAATQVATSEAASSGYKAEVEAAKAKLWQAEQDFARYSVLVAKGAVPRQQYDQAKTNRDAAAATYAAASGQYNTAIEQISNHRSQLQVTHTAVGREAVDIDYAQLLLSYTHISAPVTGLVTKRKVQPGQLVQSGQTLFSVVDENSLYVTANFKETQLTHMHPGQPAKIRVDAYPDVELDGTVHNFAATTGAKVALLPPDNATGNFVKVVQRIPVKIKLHAADTTLRRLRPGMNVEVTVNTR, from the coding sequence ATGGAAGAAAAAAGGAAAAAGAAAAAAATACTGTTACCAGTCATATTACTGGCAGCAGCAGCCGCCGGTATCATCATCGGCATCAACAGGTACCAGTTCTATCGCACCCACGAAGAAACAGACGATGCGCAAATCGACGGCGATCTGAGCGTGGTTGTGTCCCGGGCCGGTGGTTATATCGACTCTATATATTTTGAAGATAACCAACGGGTAATAAAAAACCAGTTGCTCATTAAACTGGAGGACAGGGAATATCATCTGAAACTGGAACAGGCAATGGCAGCCCACAAACTGGCCAACTCGCGCATTGATGTTGCCGCCACACAGGTGGCCACTTCCGAGGCCGCATCATCGGGCTACAAAGCCGAGGTAGAAGCTGCCAAAGCAAAATTATGGCAGGCGGAACAGGACTTTGCCCGTTACAGCGTATTGGTAGCCAAAGGCGCCGTGCCACGACAACAATATGACCAGGCGAAAACAAACCGTGATGCCGCAGCTGCTACCTATGCCGCCGCCAGCGGCCAGTACAATACAGCCATTGAACAGATCAGCAACCACCGGTCGCAATTGCAGGTAACCCATACTGCTGTCGGCCGCGAAGCCGTAGATATAGACTACGCACAGCTACTGCTATCGTACACACATATATCTGCACCCGTCACCGGTCTTGTGACCAAACGCAAGGTACAGCCCGGGCAACTGGTACAATCCGGACAGACACTCTTTTCCGTAGTCGACGAAAACAGCCTGTATGTGACCGCCAATTTCAAGGAGACGCAATTAACCCACATGCATCCGGGACAACCCGCAAAAATACGGGTAGACGCCTATCCCGATGTGGAACTGGACGGCACTGTCCATAACTTCGCAGCCACCACGGGCGCTAAAGTAGCGTTGTTGCCGCCAGACAATGCCACCGGCAACTTCGTAAAAGTAGTGCAACGTATTCCGGTGAAAATAAAACTGCATGCGGCAGATACCACCCTTCGGCGGCTACGGCCAGGCATGAACGTAGAAGTAACGGTCAATACCCGTTAA
- a CDS encoding TolC family protein, with protein MNAIKTGQVVLLLSIALWWPLQHNGQTPSLSLSAAIDMGLAHSHTLRLDKAIITAASQHYQQVKDASLPTGSISATFSHMEVPADHIQLGNQDLILGKRGENYMAHAGIKQTIFEGNKLRYARKSAQLLMQLSNLELEQHTTEVAYTIAELYHDLYKIHRSILVSQQQTLAIDSLIKQANDLYEQGIVTQNDVLRFKLQRSETAIYSTRLEAEGRTVQYSLNILLGLPEDTTVVPAPVLPPTQDNSTLDNFLAAAFRQRQELKQSGVQASLDQFNIRSIKAGQLPTLSGSITADYIHAGAAFIPPAGSYLTPVSAGATVAWNFSSLWSARHQIAQAKVKQEQILIQRDRLKENIQQEVNACYQRYRQALQTIQLLQSAIDQATENNRIQTDRYQYNTTSVTDVIDANSRLYQAMANIAIARSDASLAWFRLLKATGSITTSY; from the coding sequence ATGAATGCAATTAAAACAGGACAGGTAGTATTACTCCTGTCAATCGCCCTCTGGTGGCCACTTCAACACAACGGACAAACGCCTTCGCTCAGCCTCAGTGCCGCTATTGACATGGGGCTGGCCCACAGCCACACCCTCCGGCTGGACAAAGCCATCATAACCGCCGCCTCTCAGCACTACCAACAGGTAAAAGACGCCAGTCTGCCTACAGGCAGTATCAGCGCTACCTTCAGCCATATGGAAGTGCCGGCAGACCACATACAGCTGGGCAACCAGGACCTGATACTGGGCAAACGCGGAGAAAACTATATGGCCCATGCCGGTATCAAACAAACCATCTTTGAAGGCAACAAACTCCGCTATGCCCGGAAATCCGCGCAGCTGCTGATGCAGCTATCCAACCTGGAACTGGAGCAACACACTACCGAAGTTGCTTATACGATCGCGGAACTATACCACGACCTCTACAAGATCCATCGTAGCATACTGGTATCGCAGCAACAAACGCTGGCTATCGACAGCCTGATCAAACAGGCCAACGACCTGTATGAACAGGGCATCGTCACTCAGAACGATGTGCTTCGCTTTAAACTGCAGCGTTCCGAAACCGCCATCTACAGCACGCGGCTGGAAGCAGAAGGCCGTACCGTACAATACAGTCTGAACATACTGCTGGGCCTTCCCGAAGATACAACGGTAGTACCGGCGCCGGTGCTGCCGCCCACGCAAGACAACAGCACGCTGGACAACTTTCTGGCAGCGGCTTTCCGGCAGCGGCAGGAACTGAAGCAGTCCGGTGTACAGGCTTCGCTGGACCAGTTCAATATCCGCAGTATCAAAGCCGGACAACTGCCCACCCTCTCCGGCAGCATCACCGCAGATTATATCCACGCAGGCGCAGCATTCATCCCGCCCGCAGGCAGCTACCTCACACCTGTTTCAGCCGGGGCCACTGTAGCCTGGAACTTTTCCTCGCTCTGGTCGGCACGCCATCAGATCGCGCAAGCCAAAGTAAAACAAGAACAGATACTTATTCAACGCGACAGGCTGAAAGAGAACATACAACAGGAAGTGAATGCCTGTTACCAACGTTACAGACAGGCACTTCAGACGATACAACTGTTGCAAAGCGCCATTGACCAGGCCACAGAGAACAATCGCATACAAACAGACCGCTACCAGTATAACACCACGTCCGTTACCGACGTGATAGACGCTAACAGCCGCCTGTACCAGGCCATGGCCAATATCGCCATAGCACGCTCCGACGCCAGCCTCGCCTGGTTCCGGCTGCTGAAGGCAACCGGCAGTATCACAACATCCTACTAA
- a CDS encoding DHA2 family efflux MFS transporter permease subunit, whose amino-acid sequence MKQVDTIVEYGMRRVIITLTAMLCAILELLDTTIVNVALNDLQGNLGATLSEVSWVVTAYGIGNVILIPMTSWLSRQFGRRNYFAASILLFTLCSLLCGMSGSIPELAFFRFLQGIGGGALLATSQTIITESYPIEKRGTANLIFMMSVIVGPAMGPLIGGYIIDHYSWPLIFYINVPLGLIAVLLTLQYIRSPRYDNKLPAADVDWLGIFLLALMIGSLQYVLEKGQEEDWFSNRIIITLSITAGVGAILFIWRELSCSHPIVSLKVLRNRNLAAGTIFSFIYGFGSYGSTFIVPLFTQSQLNWPATDAGLLVCLTSLSSLVIFPLTNKLLKSGVKPQYMMSAGMFIFFVNCYMSSRILTPETGFQTFFWVLIFRYFGLNMILLSISSIAFSTLQTREISDGAAFTGMTRQLGGSFGIAIITTFIVRRNMLHRDRLLSHLNADDPGMLTRLQQTTQAFRAQGFPEDVSAGHAHKLLDMVVIKQSTLLSYMDVYIVIGFLFLSCVPFIYFLKSGKAAAVADAH is encoded by the coding sequence ATGAAACAGGTAGATACCATCGTAGAATATGGGATGCGACGGGTCATCATCACGCTGACCGCCATGCTGTGTGCCATTCTGGAGCTGTTAGACACCACCATCGTAAATGTGGCACTGAACGACCTCCAGGGCAACCTGGGCGCCACCTTGTCAGAGGTGAGCTGGGTTGTAACAGCATACGGTATCGGCAACGTGATCCTGATCCCCATGACCAGCTGGCTGTCCCGGCAATTTGGCCGGCGCAATTATTTCGCGGCCTCCATTCTCTTATTTACACTTTGCTCCCTACTGTGTGGTATGTCCGGCAGTATCCCCGAGCTGGCATTTTTCCGCTTTCTTCAGGGTATCGGCGGAGGGGCGCTGCTGGCCACCTCCCAGACGATCATTACGGAATCCTACCCGATAGAAAAAAGAGGTACGGCCAACCTGATATTTATGATGAGCGTCATTGTAGGTCCCGCCATGGGACCGTTGATCGGCGGCTATATCATTGACCATTACAGCTGGCCGCTGATCTTTTATATCAATGTGCCACTAGGCCTCATTGCCGTCCTGCTGACATTACAATATATCCGGTCGCCCCGCTACGACAACAAATTGCCCGCGGCTGATGTGGACTGGCTTGGCATATTCCTGCTGGCCCTCATGATAGGTTCCCTGCAATATGTGCTGGAAAAAGGGCAGGAAGAAGACTGGTTCAGTAACCGCATTATCATCACCCTGTCCATCACCGCGGGCGTGGGCGCCATACTATTCATCTGGCGGGAACTGTCCTGCTCCCATCCGATCGTATCGCTGAAAGTGTTGCGGAACAGGAACCTGGCGGCTGGCACCATCTTCTCCTTTATCTACGGCTTCGGCTCCTACGGCTCAACGTTCATCGTGCCGCTGTTTACACAATCGCAGCTCAACTGGCCTGCCACCGACGCCGGACTACTGGTGTGCCTTACCTCTCTTTCCAGCCTGGTGATATTCCCGCTGACCAACAAACTGCTGAAATCGGGCGTAAAGCCACAGTATATGATGAGCGCTGGTATGTTTATCTTCTTTGTGAACTGTTACATGAGCTCGCGTATACTCACCCCGGAAACAGGTTTCCAGACGTTTTTCTGGGTGTTGATATTCCGGTACTTCGGGTTGAACATGATCCTGTTGTCCATCAGCTCCATTGCCTTCTCCACTTTGCAGACACGGGAGATATCCGATGGTGCCGCCTTCACCGGCATGACGCGGCAACTGGGCGGTTCCTTTGGCATTGCCATCATCACCACGTTTATTGTACGGCGAAACATGCTGCACCGCGACCGGCTGCTCTCCCATCTGAATGCAGATGACCCCGGCATGCTGACGCGACTGCAACAGACCACACAAGCCTTTCGGGCACAGGGTTTTCCGGAAGACGTGTCCGCCGGCCATGCCCATAAATTGCTGGACATGGTCGTCATCAAACAATCCACCTTATTGTCCTATATGGATGTTTACATCGTCATTGGTTTTCTTTTCCTCAGCTGCGTGCCTTTCATCTATTTCCTGAAAAGCGGAAAAGCCGCCGCAGTAGCCGATGCACATTAA
- a CDS encoding helix-turn-helix transcriptional regulator produces the protein MYLDALLPHATLVRESEARGYRQAAYTLAPESGLQGSFEHTVLDGFEINYSHLEVSKRTTVQLNADKSCVEMHFSLSGRFVARNEVFRKPVEVAALQHSLFYVPEKLSTNFEYQTGEHPLTKVDILLDNSFFESISHEESAVHASLLQQLAGKEIVPDITGLLHVTPQMLSVLTDMITSRRTGYYGKMLMEARVLELFMLQTEAMQEQFPAKACGYLLESAGDIEKLYFIKELIDKEPELDHSLKKLSRQAGLNIFKLKNGFKSVFGDTVFGYIHHLRMEKARKLLLEGEQVSTVAYLLGYKTPNNFSTAFRKRFGISPGKFKQ, from the coding sequence ATGTACCTGGACGCTTTATTACCACATGCTACGCTGGTCAGAGAGAGCGAAGCCAGAGGGTACCGGCAGGCCGCCTATACGCTGGCTCCCGAGTCCGGCCTTCAGGGCTCCTTTGAACATACTGTTCTCGACGGTTTTGAAATCAACTACAGCCACCTGGAGGTTTCAAAACGTACCACCGTGCAACTGAATGCCGATAAGTCCTGTGTGGAGATGCATTTCTCCCTCAGCGGTCGGTTCGTGGCCCGCAATGAGGTGTTCCGCAAACCTGTAGAGGTGGCGGCGCTGCAGCACAGCCTTTTCTATGTGCCGGAGAAATTGTCTACCAATTTTGAATATCAGACCGGTGAACATCCGCTGACCAAGGTGGATATCTTGCTGGACAACAGTTTTTTTGAATCGATCTCCCATGAGGAATCTGCTGTACATGCCTCGCTGCTTCAACAACTGGCAGGTAAGGAGATCGTGCCGGACATTACCGGCCTGCTGCACGTGACGCCGCAAATGCTTTCTGTGCTCACAGATATGATCACCTCCCGGCGTACCGGCTATTACGGTAAAATGCTGATGGAGGCCCGTGTGCTGGAGCTGTTTATGCTGCAAACAGAGGCGATGCAGGAACAATTTCCGGCGAAAGCCTGCGGGTATTTATTAGAAAGTGCAGGAGATATAGAAAAACTCTATTTTATTAAAGAGCTTATAGATAAAGAACCCGAGCTGGACCATTCGCTCAAAAAACTCAGCCGTCAGGCAGGGTTAAATATCTTCAAACTAAAAAATGGTTTTAAAAGCGTGTTTGGTGATACCGTATTTGGTTATATTCATCACCTCAGGATGGAGAAAGCGCGTAAATTACTGCTGGAAGGGGAGCAGGTCAGCACAGTGGCCTACCTGCTTGGGTATAAAACACCCAATAATTTCAGTACTGCCTTCCGGAAAAGGTTTGGGATATCTCCCGGTAAATTCAAACAGTAA
- a CDS encoding DUF692 family multinuclear iron-containing protein, protein MSQIFSTVACNLDNNILAACLPLMDAARVEAIEWSFDALYAVTKVPVWFEELLTVFSNENRLIGHGVFFSLFSGRWLPEQQQWLNDLRAVSRRYQFDHVTEHFGFMTGRDFHHGAPLNIPYTPTILEIGRDRLKRMQEACSCPVGLENLAFSYSLEEVKKQGDFLDKLLGPVNGFMILDLHNLYCQAHNFNLSFEALISLYPLHRVREIHISGGSWEVSGAAPGKTVRRDTHDDAVPEEVFGYLDNAIDLCPSLKYVVLEQLGAGLDSDSSRAAFGHDFLRMDDLIKQKNETIAPLNSFLPEALQIPAQPPEDESLYRQQLELSQILETAVSFDGLMQALKASSLAHSAWQIESWDPAMIETAAQIAQKWKKR, encoded by the coding sequence GTGTCGCAAATATTTTCAACAGTTGCCTGTAATCTGGACAACAATATCCTGGCTGCCTGCCTGCCCCTCATGGACGCAGCCAGGGTCGAAGCCATTGAATGGTCTTTTGACGCGCTATATGCGGTAACGAAAGTACCTGTCTGGTTTGAAGAACTACTCACCGTTTTCAGCAACGAAAACAGGCTGATTGGTCATGGTGTTTTTTTCTCTCTTTTTTCGGGGAGATGGTTGCCGGAACAACAACAATGGCTCAACGATCTGCGCGCCGTCAGCCGTCGTTACCAGTTTGATCATGTAACCGAACATTTCGGCTTTATGACCGGCCGCGATTTCCATCATGGTGCGCCATTAAATATTCCTTACACGCCAACTATCCTCGAGATTGGCCGTGACAGGCTGAAACGAATGCAGGAGGCTTGTAGTTGCCCGGTAGGCCTGGAAAACCTGGCTTTTTCCTATTCCCTGGAAGAAGTAAAAAAGCAGGGTGATTTCCTCGATAAGTTGCTGGGGCCTGTCAATGGCTTTATGATCCTCGATCTGCATAATCTTTATTGCCAGGCGCATAACTTTAACCTCTCTTTTGAGGCATTGATCAGTTTGTATCCGCTGCACCGCGTCAGGGAAATACATATCTCCGGTGGCAGCTGGGAAGTGTCCGGCGCTGCGCCCGGAAAGACCGTCCGCCGTGACACCCACGACGACGCCGTTCCGGAAGAAGTCTTCGGCTATCTCGATAATGCAATAGATCTTTGCCCTTCACTGAAATATGTCGTACTGGAACAGCTGGGTGCCGGACTTGACAGCGACAGCAGCCGCGCCGCTTTCGGCCATGATTTCCTCCGGATGGACGACCTCATCAAACAAAAAAACGAGACGATTGCCCCGCTGAACAGTTTCCTGCCGGAAGCATTGCAAATACCGGCACAGCCTCCGGAAGACGAATCATTGTACCGGCAACAGCTGGAACTGTCGCAGATACTGGAAACGGCTGTTTCTTTCGATGGACTTATGCAGGCGTTAAAAGCCTCGTCACTGGCACATTCCGCGTGGCAGATTGAAAGCTGGGACCCCGCTATGATTGAGACTGCGGCGCAGATAGCACAGAAATGGAAGAAACGTTAG
- a CDS encoding HAD family hydrolase — protein sequence MITNKIKCVIFDCDGVLVDSEIIGIRVLLGLAAEYGVVMEEQEAVRLMSGRNLVEAVAILQALTDRPFAADFIEQYRTRSYALFEKEVKPVEGIREVLEQLTLPFCVASSGPVKKIELNLRLTGLLPFFEGRIFSAYTINSWKPDPGIFLHAAATMGFDPAECAVVEDSLAGIQAARAGGFRALGYASEHSAAYLEEAGAEIFYSMKELPRLL from the coding sequence ATGATAACAAACAAGATAAAATGCGTCATATTTGATTGTGATGGCGTGCTGGTAGACAGTGAAATTATTGGTATCCGGGTGCTGCTTGGACTGGCGGCGGAATACGGCGTGGTCATGGAAGAACAGGAAGCGGTGCGCCTGATGAGCGGCCGGAACCTCGTGGAGGCGGTAGCCATCTTGCAGGCGCTGACAGACCGTCCTTTTGCAGCTGATTTTATTGAACAATACCGCACCCGCTCCTATGCGCTGTTTGAGAAAGAAGTAAAACCGGTGGAAGGAATCCGGGAAGTGCTGGAACAACTCACGCTGCCTTTCTGTGTGGCATCCAGCGGGCCGGTAAAAAAGATAGAGCTGAATTTGCGGTTGACCGGCCTGCTGCCGTTTTTCGAAGGCAGGATATTCAGTGCCTATACGATCAACAGCTGGAAACCTGACCCGGGCATTTTTCTGCATGCCGCCGCCACGATGGGATTTGATCCTGCGGAATGTGCCGTGGTGGAAGACAGCCTGGCAGGCATACAAGCTGCCAGGGCCGGCGGTTTCAGGGCTTTGGGATATGCGAGCGAACATAGTGCTGCGTATCTGGAAGAGGCAGGGGCAGAGATATTTTATTCGATGAAAGAGTTACCCCGGTTGCTGTAA
- a CDS encoding RagB/SusD family nutrient uptake outer membrane protein gives MKKNNKHIWLPLLMAATTLISACGKNFLDEQPPTSVSIEKGILTDTDMMESLAGLYRNLDNYFLFGRNAVVFGDLLADNVYLSSTNSSRLLTQYSYTFIVSSPEAKLLWSQSYYSILQANRIIGARINVNNNVNQLRGEAYTIRALCYLNLVNWFATPYTVKPAADGVPLVTLSTDAGGAFIKPARNTVAEVYDQIISDLDSAYKIMPDATPSIHTTSSNFIAKQAVKALQARAYLYKADYANARDAALLVVKNGGYALAPDAGSFNAYWASSAARTDKLETIFELNNSAAANNGPEGMDYMYSRNGLGDLLATDDTYALYTATDKRRTLIIDSLRGGYQAYIVNKYQNANKTDKDEVKLLRYAEVLLTLAESYARLGDEANALLYLNKVAQNRDAALTAYTYSGTALTDAIIRERRKELAFEGLRFFDLSRTNADINRQNMGVKGYTGYPTVKTTDFRRLQPIPEAETGANPNIRQNPGY, from the coding sequence ATGAAGAAGAACAACAAACATATATGGTTGCCGCTCCTGATGGCCGCCACCACCCTGATAAGCGCCTGTGGCAAAAATTTCCTGGACGAGCAGCCGCCGACGTCCGTTTCCATAGAGAAAGGCATCCTGACCGATACCGACATGATGGAGTCTCTGGCCGGCCTGTACCGGAACCTGGACAACTATTTTCTTTTTGGCCGTAATGCCGTTGTATTCGGCGATCTGCTGGCTGACAACGTATATCTCAGCAGTACCAATTCAAGCCGCCTGCTGACCCAGTACAGTTACACGTTCATCGTGTCCAGCCCGGAAGCGAAGCTGCTATGGTCGCAGAGCTATTACAGCATCCTGCAGGCCAACCGCATCATCGGCGCCCGTATCAATGTCAATAACAACGTCAACCAATTGAGAGGCGAAGCATATACCATCCGGGCGTTGTGCTACCTGAACCTGGTCAACTGGTTTGCCACTCCTTACACCGTGAAGCCCGCCGCAGACGGCGTACCGCTGGTCACGCTGTCCACCGATGCAGGCGGTGCTTTTATCAAACCGGCCCGCAACACCGTCGCCGAAGTATATGATCAGATCATCAGTGATCTGGACAGCGCCTATAAGATCATGCCCGACGCCACGCCTTCCATCCATACCACCAGCTCCAATTTCATCGCCAAACAGGCCGTAAAGGCATTACAGGCACGTGCATACCTGTACAAGGCCGATTACGCCAACGCCCGTGATGCAGCGCTGCTGGTGGTAAAAAACGGCGGTTACGCCCTGGCACCCGATGCAGGCAGCTTCAACGCCTATTGGGCATCATCTGCCGCACGCACCGATAAACTGGAAACGATTTTTGAACTGAACAACTCCGCCGCAGCCAACAACGGTCCCGAAGGAATGGACTATATGTATTCCCGCAACGGCCTCGGCGACCTGCTCGCCACCGATGATACCTATGCGCTTTATACGGCAACGGATAAACGCCGGACGCTGATCATCGATAGCCTCCGCGGCGGTTATCAGGCGTACATCGTCAACAAATACCAGAATGCCAATAAAACCGATAAAGATGAAGTGAAGCTGTTACGCTATGCAGAAGTGCTGCTTACACTGGCCGAATCCTACGCCAGGCTGGGCGACGAAGCCAATGCGCTGCTTTACCTGAACAAAGTGGCACAAAACCGCGACGCGGCGCTGACAGCCTATACTTACAGCGGCACCGCGCTGACAGACGCCATCATCCGTGAAAGACGCAAGGAGCTGGCCTTTGAAGGGCTCCGCTTCTTTGACCTCAGCAGGACCAACGCAGACATCAACCGCCAGAATATGGGCGTAAAAGGCTATACCGGTTATCCGACTGTAAAAACCACCGACTTCAGAAGACTGCAACCTATCCCTGAAGCCGAAACCGGGGCTAATCCCAATATCAGACAGAACCCGGGTTATTAA